From Bombyx mori chromosome 10, ASM3026992v2, a single genomic window includes:
- the Fng gene encoding fringe (The RefSeq protein has 2 substitutions compared to this genomic sequence) has translation MGGRRMLKAAAVLLALGYCSLLVYQGGVNFNFQESRAGVVQVADLSIEPITKTSVDDIELNKNITLNDIFISVKTTKHYQYTRLPIILKTWFQLAKEQTWFFTDTETKQHQNQTNGHMVNTNCSASHQRKHLCCKMSVEYDRFLESGKKWFCHFDDDNYVNVPRLVSVLQTYKHQEDWYLGRTSVYEPVKIYKKPTNKLMFSFWFATGGAGFCISRSLALKMLPVASGGRFISICEGIRLPDDVSVGFIIEHLMKKNLTLVPEFHSHLEQMKLLPPETFRDQISFSYAKAKDEWNVVNVPGFDTRYDPTRFLSLHCFLFPHFKFCPR, from the exons ATGGGCGGACGAAGAATGCTTAAGGCCGCAGCTGTGCTGTTAGCCTTAGGATACTGCAGCTTATTAGTATACCAAGGAGGAGTCAACTTCAACTTCCAAGAAAGTCGGGCAGGTGTTGTGCAAGTGGCCGATCTATCAATTGAATCCATTACTAAAACAAGTGTTGACGATATtgaactaaacaaaaacattaccttaaacgatatttttattagtgttaAAACAACTAAACATTATCAGTACACAAGATTACCGATCATCTTGAAGACTTGGTTCCAGTTAGCAAAAGAACAG ACATGGTTCTTCACGGACACAGAAACGAAACAACACCAAAATCAGACGA ATGGCCACATGGTGAATACAAATTGCTCTGCGTCGCACCAACGTAAACATCTATGCTGCAAAATGTCCGTTGAATATGACCGGTTTCTCGAGAGTGGTAAAAA ATGGTTCTGTCACTTTGACGACGACAACTACGTAAATGTTCCTCGTTTGGTGAGCGTGCTACAAACCTACAAGCACCAAGAAGATTGGTATCTAGGTAGAACGTCTGTTTACGAGCCGGTCAAAATATACAAGAAACCAACGAATAAG TTAATGTTTTCGTTCTGGTTCGCCACCGGCGGCGCTGGATTCTGCATAAGCAGAAGTTTAGCTCTTAAAATGCTACCTGTTGCAAG CGGTGGAAGATTTATAAGTATTTGTGAAGGCATACGGTTACCGGATGACGTGTCTATAGGATTTATTATAG agcATCTAATGAAGAAGAATTTGACTCTGGTCCCGGAGTTTCATTCTCACTTGGAGCAGATGAAGCTTCTTCCTCCGGAGACATTTAGGGATCAGATCTCCTTTAGCTATGCCAAAGCGAAGGACGAATGGAATGTCGTGAACGTTCCTGGATTTGACACTAGATACGATCCTACGAG GTTCCTATCGCTGCACTGTTTCCTCTTCCCCCATTTTAAGTTTTGCCCGAGATAA